From Microbacterium pseudoresistens, the proteins below share one genomic window:
- a CDS encoding HNH endonuclease signature motif containing protein produces MPEDAGVEGLQDVVARLGGDDVVAVLEEAAQIGLWAQQVQLVASGVIATRSSREAGHSGLAQSRGHRTPAALVQEITGTTKGEAARVVRVGTDLIAPAPVPDAAATANDTPGATPDVAWWEPLRGALHANTISSAAYDAIRRGLGEPPEAGEELSDEARTGFAESSREAWRQAAEQLVGEASERTVEELAQAARTVRDLLDPEGAEARFLARFEKRSFRRWKDADGLNRASLILDDEGAAFLDSVENAALRPRRGGPRFVDPEEKRDADALVEDARTNDQLSYDLFMDILRAGVLADPAAVYGTRQAGVRLVQVIDPMGSPFPVGHTEDGLTALPAAAIDQNICNTGTVDVTIDACGNPLDVGREQRLFTSRQRIGLAIRDGGCRWKGCDLPASYCEAHHIDEWDRDGGRTDIDRGILLCRFHHMNLHHGGWRITRSGKNDFELHPPGGKPPILLSPRAALTVAWAGIDPPPPRFRPTAA; encoded by the coding sequence ATGCCGGAGGACGCCGGCGTGGAAGGCCTGCAGGATGTCGTGGCGCGGTTGGGCGGCGATGACGTGGTCGCCGTTCTGGAGGAGGCCGCGCAGATCGGGCTCTGGGCGCAGCAGGTGCAGCTCGTCGCATCGGGCGTGATCGCAACCCGCTCCTCGCGGGAGGCGGGGCATTCCGGGTTGGCGCAGTCGCGCGGGCATCGCACACCGGCGGCGCTGGTGCAGGAGATCACCGGGACGACGAAGGGCGAGGCCGCACGGGTCGTGCGGGTCGGCACGGACCTGATCGCACCCGCTCCGGTGCCTGATGCAGCGGCGACGGCGAATGACACTCCGGGCGCGACGCCGGACGTCGCGTGGTGGGAACCTCTGCGAGGTGCCCTCCATGCGAATACCATCTCGTCCGCCGCGTATGACGCGATCCGCCGTGGGCTCGGAGAGCCACCCGAGGCAGGCGAGGAACTGAGCGACGAAGCACGGACGGGGTTCGCGGAATCATCACGGGAGGCGTGGCGGCAGGCGGCCGAGCAACTGGTCGGCGAAGCGTCCGAGCGGACCGTGGAGGAGCTCGCTCAGGCTGCGCGCACGGTGCGGGATCTGCTGGACCCGGAAGGCGCCGAAGCGAGGTTCCTCGCCCGGTTCGAGAAGCGGTCCTTCCGCCGATGGAAGGACGCGGACGGTCTGAACCGTGCGTCGCTGATCCTCGATGACGAGGGGGCGGCGTTCCTGGACAGCGTGGAGAACGCAGCCCTTCGCCCCCGGCGGGGCGGGCCGCGGTTCGTCGACCCGGAGGAGAAGCGCGACGCGGACGCGCTCGTGGAGGATGCGCGCACGAACGACCAGCTCTCCTACGACCTGTTCATGGACATCCTCCGCGCAGGGGTCCTCGCCGACCCGGCAGCGGTGTACGGCACCCGGCAGGCCGGGGTTCGCCTCGTGCAGGTCATCGACCCGATGGGATCCCCCTTCCCGGTCGGTCACACAGAAGACGGTCTCACCGCTCTTCCCGCCGCGGCGATCGACCAGAACATCTGCAACACCGGCACCGTAGACGTCACCATCGACGCGTGCGGGAACCCGCTCGACGTCGGACGGGAACAGCGCCTGTTCACCTCCCGGCAGCGGATCGGACTCGCGATCCGTGACGGTGGATGCCGGTGGAAGGGCTGCGATCTACCCGCGTCGTATTGCGAAGCCCACCACATCGACGAATGGGATCGCGACGGTGGGCGTACCGACATCGACAGGGGGATCCTGCTGTGCCGGTTCCACCATATGAACCTCCACCATGGCGGCTGGCGCATCACCCGATCAGGCAAGAACGATTTCGAGCTCCACCCGCCAGGCGGCAAGCCCCCGATCCTCCTGTCGCCGCGTGCGGCACTGACCGTCGCATGGGCAGGGATCGACCCGCCACCCCCACGATTCCGCCCCACGGCCGCCTGA
- a CDS encoding TatD family hydrolase, which translates to MTDEPGTYVRERSGEGRKDLRYPVPPEPLAVPVYDNHCHLEIVDGDDPLTLTEHLDRAEAVGIAGVVQSSGDVESSRWAVAAAESDQRVLAAVAIHPNDAPTYAAAGRLDEALAVIDELAAHPRTRAIGETGLDYFRTDEPGHAVQLESFEAHIVLAKKHGLAMQIHDRDAHDDVLATLARVGAPEKTVFHCFSGDDTMARVCAEAGYYLSFAGNVTFKNAQNLRDALAVTPRDRILVETDAPFLTPVPLRGRPNAPYLVPITVRFMAAELGMDADELGAQLAANTIEVYGSFE; encoded by the coding sequence ATGACTGACGAGCCCGGGACGTACGTCCGAGAGCGATCCGGTGAGGGTCGCAAGGATCTGCGCTACCCGGTGCCGCCCGAGCCGCTCGCCGTGCCGGTCTACGACAACCACTGCCACCTCGAGATCGTGGACGGCGACGATCCGCTGACCCTCACCGAGCATCTGGATCGTGCCGAGGCCGTGGGGATCGCCGGTGTCGTGCAGTCCTCGGGCGACGTCGAGTCGTCGCGGTGGGCGGTGGCCGCGGCAGAGTCCGACCAGCGCGTGCTGGCGGCCGTGGCGATCCACCCGAACGATGCTCCGACCTATGCGGCTGCCGGGCGCCTCGATGAGGCGCTCGCCGTGATCGACGAGCTGGCGGCGCATCCGCGGACGCGGGCGATCGGCGAGACGGGGCTGGACTACTTCCGCACCGACGAGCCGGGTCACGCGGTGCAGCTCGAGTCGTTCGAGGCCCACATCGTATTGGCGAAGAAGCACGGCTTGGCGATGCAGATCCACGACCGGGATGCGCATGACGACGTGCTGGCGACGCTGGCGCGAGTGGGTGCTCCGGAGAAGACCGTGTTCCACTGCTTCTCGGGCGACGACACGATGGCGCGCGTGTGCGCGGAGGCGGGGTACTACCTGTCGTTCGCGGGGAACGTGACGTTCAAGAACGCGCAGAACCTGCGCGACGCGTTGGCGGTGACGCCGCGGGATCGGATCCTCGTCGAGACGGACGCACCGTTCCTCACGCCGGTGCCCTTGCGGGGTCGCCCGAACGCCCCGTACCTCGTGCCGATCACGGTGCGCTTCATGGCGGCGGAGCTCGGGATGGATGCGGATGAGCTGGGCGCCCAGCTCGCCGCGAACACGATCGAGGTCTACGGCTCGTTCGAGTGA
- the metG gene encoding methionine--tRNA ligase, which yields MPAGESFYITTPIYYPSDVPHIGHGYTSVAVDTLARWHRQSGDDTWMLTGTDEHGQKMLRAAAANNVTPQEWVDKLVSESWFPLLETLDVANDDFIRTTQERHERNVQVFFQRLYDAGYIYAGEYEALYCVGCEEFKPESEIVDGTGPFEGLKVCAIHSKPLELLQEKNYFFKLSEFQDRLLELYKNEPDFVRPHSARNEVVSFVSQGLKDLSISRSTFDWGIPLPWDESHVIYVWVDALLNYATAVGYGSDEEQFARRWPAYHVVGKDILRFHAVIWPALLMAAGVEVPKGVFAHGWLLVGGEKMSKSKLTGIAPTEITDVFGSDAYRFYFLSAIAFGQDGSFSWEDLSARYQAELANGFGNLASRTIAMVERYFDGVVPAAGEYSEQDLHVQKVVADAAAEADAAIERFRIDEAIEAIWTIVDELNGYITENEPWSLAKDDAQRERLGTVLYTCAEGLRALAVLLSPVMPQATAKLWDALGAEGALGALTAQPIREAGRWSQLPVDTRVQTLAPLFPRVESQA from the coding sequence ATGCCCGCAGGCGAATCGTTCTACATCACCACGCCCATCTACTACCCCTCCGATGTGCCGCACATCGGCCACGGGTACACGTCGGTGGCGGTCGACACGCTCGCCCGCTGGCACCGGCAGTCGGGCGACGACACCTGGATGCTGACGGGAACCGATGAGCACGGCCAGAAGATGCTTCGCGCCGCCGCGGCGAACAACGTCACTCCGCAGGAGTGGGTCGACAAGCTCGTTTCCGAGAGCTGGTTCCCGCTGCTGGAGACGCTCGACGTCGCCAACGACGACTTCATCCGCACCACGCAGGAGCGGCACGAGCGCAACGTGCAGGTGTTCTTCCAGCGGCTGTACGACGCGGGCTACATCTACGCGGGCGAGTATGAGGCGCTGTACTGCGTGGGCTGCGAGGAGTTTAAGCCCGAGTCCGAGATCGTCGACGGCACCGGGCCCTTCGAGGGGCTGAAGGTCTGCGCCATCCACTCCAAGCCCCTGGAGCTTCTGCAGGAGAAGAACTACTTCTTCAAGCTCAGCGAGTTCCAGGATCGCCTGCTCGAGCTCTACAAGAACGAGCCCGACTTCGTGCGCCCGCACTCGGCGCGCAACGAGGTCGTCTCTTTCGTGTCGCAGGGCTTGAAGGACCTCTCGATCTCGCGCTCGACGTTCGACTGGGGCATTCCGCTGCCCTGGGACGAGTCGCACGTCATCTACGTGTGGGTCGACGCGCTGCTCAACTACGCCACCGCGGTCGGGTACGGCTCCGATGAAGAGCAGTTCGCGCGCCGCTGGCCCGCGTACCATGTGGTCGGCAAGGACATCCTGCGCTTCCACGCCGTGATCTGGCCGGCGCTGCTGATGGCCGCCGGCGTCGAGGTGCCCAAGGGCGTTTTCGCGCACGGCTGGCTGCTCGTCGGCGGCGAGAAGATGTCGAAGTCGAAGCTCACGGGCATCGCTCCGACCGAGATCACCGACGTCTTCGGATCCGATGCGTACCGTTTCTACTTCCTCTCCGCCATCGCCTTCGGGCAGGACGGCTCGTTCTCCTGGGAGGACCTCTCGGCGCGCTACCAGGCCGAGCTCGCGAACGGCTTCGGCAACCTCGCCTCACGCACGATCGCGATGGTCGAGCGTTACTTCGACGGCGTCGTTCCTGCAGCGGGGGAGTACTCCGAGCAGGATCTTCACGTGCAGAAGGTCGTCGCGGATGCGGCGGCCGAGGCGGATGCGGCGATCGAACGGTTCCGCATCGACGAGGCGATCGAGGCGATCTGGACGATCGTCGACGAGCTGAACGGCTACATCACCGAGAACGAGCCCTGGTCGCTGGCGAAGGACGACGCGCAGCGCGAGCGCCTCGGCACGGTGCTGTACACGTGCGCCGAGGGGCTGCGGGCTCTCGCCGTGCTACTGTCGCCGGTGATGCCGCAGGCCACGGCGAAGCTGTGGGATGCGCTGGGCGCCGAGGGTGCACTGGGTGCGCTGACGGCGCAGCCGATCCGCGAGGCGGGCCGCTGGAGCCAGCTGCCGGTGGACACGCGCGTGCAGACGCTCGCCCCGCTCTTCCCGCGCGTGGAGTCGCAGGCGTGA
- a CDS encoding disulfide bond formation protein B encodes MSAAAETPEVVSPVSADSFDSEPVATPRLLGLLSFWAHTAFILAYVGILSTAMFYYQFAQGEFPCPLCIAQRMAMMIVTLGPLYIVVRALRGQSTLATLATGSGIAILGAVLGMAMSSRQVLLHIAPGDPGYGTAVLGMHLYTWALVTFVVVLVFCGVVLALGRWVVPLAPQGTVLRTVVWIVIGLLLFTIAINAVVVFIESGWNWYLPDNPTEYRLFAG; translated from the coding sequence GTGAGCGCCGCAGCCGAGACGCCCGAGGTCGTCTCCCCCGTGTCCGCCGACTCGTTCGACTCCGAACCCGTCGCCACGCCGCGTCTGCTCGGACTGTTGTCGTTCTGGGCGCACACGGCGTTCATCCTCGCCTACGTCGGCATCCTCAGCACGGCGATGTTCTATTACCAGTTCGCGCAGGGGGAGTTCCCCTGCCCGCTGTGCATCGCGCAGCGGATGGCGATGATGATCGTCACCCTCGGCCCGCTCTACATCGTGGTGCGGGCGCTGCGCGGGCAGAGCACGCTCGCCACCCTGGCCACCGGGTCGGGGATCGCGATCCTCGGCGCGGTGCTGGGCATGGCGATGTCGTCGCGCCAGGTGCTGCTGCACATCGCCCCGGGAGACCCCGGCTACGGCACCGCGGTGCTGGGCATGCACCTGTACACCTGGGCGCTGGTGACCTTCGTCGTGGTGCTCGTCTTCTGCGGCGTCGTGCTGGCACTCGGGCGCTGGGTCGTTCCGTTGGCCCCGCAGGGCACGGTGCTGCGCACGGTGGTATGGATCGTGATCGGGCTGCTGCTGTTCACGATCGCGATCAACGCCGTGGTCGTCTTCATCGAGTCGGGGTGGAACTGGTACCTGCCGGACAACCCCACCGAGTACCGCCTGTTCGCTGGTTGA
- a CDS encoding DUF5993 family protein — MDAIVFLLIMVAAVTAIRARRTWVVLLSVAVAFGFALALFLHHATDTLGVSL; from the coding sequence GTGGATGCGATCGTGTTCTTGCTCATCATGGTGGCCGCGGTCACCGCGATCCGTGCGCGGAGAACCTGGGTGGTTCTGCTCAGCGTCGCGGTCGCCTTCGGGTTCGCGCTGGCGCTGTTCCTGCACCACGCGACCGACACGCTGGGGGTGAGCCTGTGA
- the rsmI gene encoding 16S rRNA (cytidine(1402)-2'-O)-methyltransferase, with amino-acid sequence MIILAATPIGNLGDASARLIEVLENASVVAAEDTRTTQKLLRALGIDNRPRLIALHDHNEKTKAAELVALAADDDIVVVSDAGMPAVSDPGYGLVAAAVDAGVTVTAIPGPSAVLMALAISGMPTDRFAFEGFLPRKPGERRSALERLVAEPRTMVFFESPARLAAALADMGAAFGAERRIAVCRELTKLYEEVRRGTAAELAAWAGEGVKGEIVIVVEGASAVDVSPDDALTQVQGLVADGMRLKDACAEVAAATGLRSRDLYQQALAARSR; translated from the coding sequence GTGATCATCCTGGCGGCGACTCCGATCGGCAACCTCGGCGATGCGTCCGCCCGGCTGATCGAGGTGCTCGAGAACGCGAGCGTCGTCGCCGCGGAAGACACCCGCACCACGCAGAAGCTGCTGCGTGCGCTGGGGATCGACAACCGTCCGCGGCTGATCGCCTTGCACGACCACAACGAGAAGACGAAGGCCGCCGAACTGGTCGCGCTCGCCGCAGACGACGACATCGTGGTCGTGAGCGACGCGGGGATGCCGGCCGTGAGCGATCCCGGATACGGGCTGGTCGCCGCGGCCGTGGATGCCGGGGTCACCGTGACGGCGATTCCGGGGCCGAGCGCCGTGCTCATGGCGCTCGCCATCTCGGGAATGCCCACCGACCGCTTCGCCTTCGAAGGGTTCCTGCCGCGCAAGCCGGGGGAGAGGCGTTCAGCGCTGGAACGCCTCGTGGCCGAACCGCGCACGATGGTGTTCTTCGAATCGCCCGCACGGCTGGCCGCGGCGCTCGCCGACATGGGGGCGGCCTTCGGCGCCGAACGGCGGATCGCCGTGTGCCGCGAGCTGACCAAGCTCTACGAAGAGGTGCGTCGCGGTACGGCCGCCGAGCTCGCCGCCTGGGCCGGTGAAGGCGTGAAGGGCGAGATCGTGATCGTCGTCGAGGGGGCATCCGCCGTCGACGTCTCCCCGGACGACGCGCTCACCCAGGTGCAGGGGCTCGTGGCCGACGGGATGCGCTTGAAAGACGCGTGCGCGGAGGTGGCCGCCGCCACGGGGTTGCGCTCGCGCGACCTGTACCAGCAGGCGCTCGCCGCACGATCGCGTTGA
- a CDS encoding phospholipid carrier-dependent glycosyltransferase, giving the protein MTAPLLPPVAERPTSWERTRDAWILDPRRRRLLSWLAPTLLTVFAGLLRLIGLGHPHTLAFDETYYVKDAWSLWVQGYEGTWGDGANELFAAGDTSALETDTSFVVHPPLGKWLIALGMALTGQGSSAGWRLATAVLGTLTVLLVYLVAKELTRSYTAAILAGLFVAVDGLAIVLSRIALLDGILTFFIMLGVLFVLFDRRRTMPVLEAVATVSDGPRMWGRVLWRRPWILAAGAAFGAATAVKWSGLYALAVFGLYLVITDALARRRAGIVLWPTDAAFRQGPVTFLIYMLPALAVYLASWTGWFVTRGGYDRSSDPNPLVALWNYHEAIMAFHVGLTSGHPYASPAWQWPLLLRPTAVWVGGKDETCLGSDHCIAAISSIPNPLIWYLGVAAALYLLFRFVRGLGDGRYMPWSYAIPLVGLAATFLPWMLVPQRTIFQFYTVTMVPFLILALVLALRDIAGPRDAPRDRRLAGQRTVLIVVVLIMLVSAFFSPVWVGLTVPYDFWLSHIWLPGWV; this is encoded by the coding sequence GTGACCGCCCCGCTGCTTCCGCCCGTCGCCGAGCGGCCCACGTCGTGGGAGCGCACGCGCGACGCGTGGATCCTCGATCCGCGTCGGCGCCGCCTGCTGTCTTGGCTCGCACCGACCCTGCTCACGGTGTTCGCGGGACTGCTGCGACTGATCGGCCTCGGGCATCCGCACACCCTCGCCTTCGACGAGACGTACTACGTCAAAGACGCCTGGTCGCTGTGGGTGCAGGGCTATGAGGGCACGTGGGGAGACGGGGCGAACGAGCTCTTCGCCGCGGGCGACACGAGCGCGCTGGAAACCGACACGAGCTTCGTCGTGCACCCGCCGCTGGGCAAGTGGCTCATCGCGCTGGGCATGGCGTTGACCGGGCAGGGTTCCAGCGCGGGATGGCGTCTGGCGACAGCCGTGCTCGGCACTCTCACCGTGCTGCTCGTGTACCTCGTGGCCAAGGAGCTGACCCGTTCGTACACCGCCGCGATCCTCGCGGGCCTCTTCGTCGCCGTCGACGGGCTGGCGATCGTGCTCAGCCGCATCGCGCTGCTCGACGGCATCCTCACCTTCTTCATCATGCTCGGCGTGCTGTTCGTGCTGTTCGATCGACGCCGCACCATGCCCGTGCTGGAGGCGGTCGCCACCGTTTCGGACGGCCCACGGATGTGGGGGCGCGTGCTGTGGCGGCGGCCGTGGATCCTCGCCGCCGGCGCCGCCTTCGGCGCGGCAACGGCCGTGAAGTGGTCGGGACTCTACGCGCTCGCGGTGTTCGGGCTGTACCTCGTCATCACGGATGCGCTCGCGCGTCGCCGCGCAGGAATCGTGCTGTGGCCGACGGATGCCGCCTTCCGCCAGGGACCGGTGACGTTCCTCATCTACATGCTCCCCGCCCTCGCGGTGTACCTCGCGTCGTGGACGGGGTGGTTCGTCACGCGCGGCGGCTACGACCGCTCGAGCGATCCCAATCCGCTCGTGGCGCTGTGGAACTACCACGAGGCGATCATGGCCTTCCACGTCGGGCTGACCTCGGGGCATCCGTATGCGAGCCCGGCCTGGCAGTGGCCGCTGCTGCTGCGCCCGACGGCCGTGTGGGTGGGCGGCAAGGACGAGACGTGCCTCGGATCGGACCACTGCATCGCCGCGATCTCGAGCATCCCCAACCCGCTGATCTGGTACCTGGGCGTCGCCGCCGCACTGTACCTGCTGTTCCGCTTCGTGCGCGGTCTCGGCGATGGCCGCTACATGCCGTGGTCGTACGCGATCCCGCTCGTGGGGCTGGCGGCGACGTTCCTGCCGTGGATGCTCGTGCCCCAGCGCACGATCTTCCAGTTCTACACGGTGACGATGGTGCCCTTCCTCATTCTGGCGCTCGTGCTGGCGCTGCGCGATATCGCCGGGCCCCGCGATGCCCCGCGCGATCGGCGACTGGCAGGGCAGCGCACGGTGCTCATCGTCGTGGTGCTCATCATGCTCGTCTCGGCCTTCTTCTCCCCGGTGTGGGTGGGCCTCACGGTGCCGTACGACTTCTGGCTGTCGCACATCTGGCTGCCCGGCTGGGTGTGA
- a CDS encoding thioredoxin domain-containing protein, translated as MANRLGDALSPYLRAHADNPVDWYPWGDEAFAEARRRDVPLLVSIGYSTCHWCHVMARESFMDADTAADMAAGFVSVKVDREEHPEVDAAFMAAASAFTQNLGWPLTVFATPEGRVFYAGTYWPPVARPPMPAFRDVLVAVREAWTQRRGEVEQSAAGVADALAEAGRAAESGSLPDAPALVAAARTIAEREDRVYGGFGGAPKFPVVTTLRQLQHPLMRREAPEAEAAAQRALAAMASSPLRDAVDGGFFRYATQRDWSVPHYERMLTDNAQLLEVAVDEGDEPTARGIAAFLLGTLRVGEAFGAAQDSESWIDGMRSEGGYYAFDAEGRAELEPPAVDGKIITGWNGLAIRALARAGVAYDEPPWVAGAANAARLVLEINRGLDGSIVRTSLGGVASTAVATLADLGLLADGLFALALATGDPGWAEHARTVLDGALAGAASDPVLAAHGIPGAADDTDGDLPSGRAAVAAAALTAWHLGAGDAYRAAAAEAVAAVAERALAQPFAHGAILRVAAGLVEPPRQLVVVTDDPHGALAGAARGTDADVVAIVSPAQASGFAAAGFAVFEGKDAEPERAYDCRAFVCRLPVSDPAGITRER; from the coding sequence ATGGCGAACCGCCTCGGCGACGCCCTCAGCCCGTACCTGCGCGCGCACGCCGACAATCCCGTCGACTGGTATCCGTGGGGCGATGAGGCCTTCGCCGAGGCGCGCCGCCGCGATGTGCCGCTGCTCGTCTCCATCGGCTACTCGACCTGCCACTGGTGCCATGTCATGGCGCGTGAATCGTTCATGGATGCCGACACCGCGGCCGACATGGCTGCCGGCTTCGTGTCGGTGAAGGTCGACCGCGAGGAGCATCCGGAGGTGGACGCGGCGTTCATGGCGGCCGCCTCGGCGTTCACGCAGAACCTCGGCTGGCCGCTCACGGTGTTCGCGACGCCCGAAGGCCGGGTGTTCTATGCCGGCACGTACTGGCCCCCGGTCGCCCGACCCCCGATGCCCGCGTTCCGCGACGTGCTCGTCGCCGTGCGCGAGGCGTGGACCCAGCGCCGCGGCGAGGTGGAGCAGTCGGCGGCGGGTGTGGCCGATGCGCTCGCCGAGGCCGGTCGCGCCGCGGAGTCCGGATCGCTGCCCGACGCCCCCGCGCTCGTCGCCGCGGCGCGCACGATCGCCGAGCGCGAGGACCGCGTCTACGGCGGATTCGGTGGAGCGCCTAAGTTCCCCGTGGTCACGACGCTGCGTCAGCTGCAGCATCCGCTCATGCGTCGCGAGGCGCCGGAAGCGGAGGCGGCGGCGCAGCGCGCGCTCGCGGCCATGGCCTCCTCACCCCTGCGCGACGCCGTGGACGGCGGCTTCTTCCGCTACGCCACGCAGCGCGACTGGAGCGTGCCGCACTACGAGCGCATGCTCACCGACAACGCCCAATTGCTCGAGGTCGCCGTCGACGAGGGCGATGAGCCGACCGCGCGGGGCATCGCCGCGTTCCTGCTCGGGACGCTGCGCGTCGGCGAGGCGTTCGGCGCCGCGCAGGACTCCGAGTCGTGGATCGACGGGATGCGCAGCGAGGGCGGCTACTACGCGTTCGACGCCGAGGGGCGCGCCGAGCTGGAGCCGCCCGCCGTCGACGGCAAGATCATCACCGGCTGGAACGGCCTCGCCATCCGCGCACTGGCCAGAGCCGGCGTCGCCTACGACGAGCCCCCCTGGGTGGCCGGGGCCGCGAACGCTGCACGTCTTGTGCTCGAGATCAACCGCGGTCTCGACGGCTCCATCGTGCGCACCTCCCTCGGCGGGGTCGCGTCCACAGCCGTCGCGACGCTCGCCGATCTCGGGCTGCTCGCCGACGGGCTGTTCGCCCTGGCCCTCGCCACGGGCGATCCGGGATGGGCCGAGCACGCGCGCACCGTGCTCGACGGGGCGCTGGCGGGTGCGGCATCCGACCCCGTGCTCGCAGCGCACGGCATCCCCGGCGCCGCCGACGACACCGACGGAGACCTGCCCTCCGGGCGCGCGGCCGTGGCCGCCGCCGCGCTCACGGCATGGCACCTGGGTGCGGGCGACGCCTATCGCGCGGCCGCTGCCGAGGCCGTAGCCGCCGTCGCCGAGCGCGCTCTCGCCCAGCCGTTCGCGCACGGCGCGATCCTGCGGGTCGCCGCCGGGCTCGTGGAGCCCCCGCGCCAGCTCGTGGTCGTGACCGACGACCCGCACGGCGCTCTCGCCGGCGCGGCGCGCGGCACCGACGCCGACGTCGTCGCGATCGTCTCGCCCGCGCAGGCATCAGGATTCGCGGCCGCGGGATTCGCCGTGTTCGAGGGCAAGGACGCCGAGCCCGAACGCGCCTACGACTGCCGCGCCTTCGTCTGCCGGCTGCCCGTCTCCGACCCGGCCGGGATCACGCGCGAGCGCTGA
- a CDS encoding aldo/keto reductase → MTIPTLTLNDGHAIPQLGYGVFKVPADVTEKAVSEALEVGYRHIDTAAIYGNEEGVGAAIAKSGIPRDELFVTTKLWNDRHDGDEPDAAIAESLDKLGLENVDLYLVHWPTPANDNFVHAWEKVIGIRDRGLARSIGVSNFLVPHLERIVAETGVVPAVDQIELHPAYQQREIGSWARDNDVRIEAWGPLGQGKYDLFGIPAVTDAAAAHGKSPAQVVLRWHLQKGNIVFPKSVRIERLRENLDVFDFTLTDVEFAAISELDPGDGSGRVGSHPNDVN, encoded by the coding sequence ATGACGATTCCCACCCTCACCCTCAACGATGGTCACGCCATCCCGCAGCTCGGCTACGGCGTCTTCAAGGTGCCGGCCGACGTCACCGAGAAGGCGGTGAGCGAAGCCCTCGAGGTCGGCTACCGGCACATCGACACCGCCGCGATCTACGGCAACGAGGAGGGGGTGGGGGCCGCGATCGCGAAGAGTGGCATCCCGCGCGACGAGCTGTTCGTCACCACCAAGCTGTGGAACGACCGCCACGACGGCGACGAGCCGGATGCGGCCATCGCCGAAAGCCTCGACAAGCTCGGCCTCGAGAACGTCGATCTGTACCTCGTGCACTGGCCCACGCCCGCGAACGACAACTTCGTGCACGCCTGGGAGAAGGTCATCGGCATCCGCGACCGGGGTCTTGCCCGCTCGATCGGCGTGTCGAACTTCCTCGTGCCGCACCTGGAACGCATCGTCGCCGAGACCGGCGTCGTGCCCGCCGTCGACCAGATCGAGCTGCACCCCGCCTATCAGCAGCGCGAGATCGGCTCGTGGGCGCGCGACAACGACGTGCGCATCGAGGCGTGGGGGCCGCTGGGGCAGGGCAAGTACGACCTGTTCGGCATCCCCGCCGTGACCGATGCCGCCGCCGCGCACGGCAAGAGCCCCGCACAGGTCGTGCTGCGCTGGCACCTGCAGAAGGGCAACATCGTGTTCCCCAAGTCGGTACGCATCGAGCGGCTGCGCGAGAACCTCGACGTGTTCGACTTCACCCTCACCGACGTCGAGTTCGCCGCGATCTCCGAGCTCGACCCCGGCGACGGCTCGGGCCGCGTGGGCTCGCACCCGAACGACGTGAACTGA
- a CDS encoding transcriptional regulator, which produces MTELDPVIHAAARLRITAALATLAADEQVSFPRLQELLEMTAGNLSTHLRRLEEAGYVSVEKAHRGRTPVTYLALTRQGRRAFEDYTDALRRILAAPPEGGSRLET; this is translated from the coding sequence GTGACCGAGCTCGATCCCGTGATCCATGCGGCCGCCCGGCTACGCATCACGGCGGCGCTGGCGACCCTCGCCGCCGACGAGCAGGTGAGCTTCCCGCGCCTGCAGGAACTGCTCGAGATGACGGCAGGAAACCTCTCCACGCATCTGCGAAGGCTCGAGGAAGCCGGATACGTCTCCGTCGAGAAGGCTCACCGCGGGCGCACGCCGGTGACCTACCTCGCGCTCACCCGGCAGGGCCGACGGGCCTTCGAGGACTACACCGACGCCTTACGCCGCATCCTCGCCGCACCCCCCGAGGGCGGTTCTAGGCTGGAGACATGA